A genomic window from Winogradskyella sp. J14-2 includes:
- a CDS encoding glycosyltransferase family 2 protein, with amino-acid sequence MNISVVIPLLNEHESLKELHDWIVSVMQSNSFSYEILFIDDGSTDDSWRVISQLAEANTNVKGIRFLKNFGKSQALHAGFNAAKGDVVITMDADLQDNPDEIPELYDMITHKGFDLVSGWKKKRFDSVITKNLPSKLFNWAARRTSGVKLHDFNCGLKAYTNTVVKHIDVYGEMHRYIPVLAKNAGFTNIGEKVVKHQARKYGHTKFGMNRFINGFLDLITIWFVSRFGKRPMHLFGALGVIMFIIGFAFAFYLGLDKLFFNPTGRLITERPQFYIALSTMIIGSQLFIAGFLGELILRSKRQQQRYYIKEALNVSE; translated from the coding sequence ATGAATATATCAGTAGTTATACCACTACTCAATGAACACGAATCTTTAAAAGAACTACACGATTGGATTGTATCTGTGATGCAATCCAATTCGTTTTCTTATGAAATTCTATTTATAGATGATGGTAGTACTGATGATTCTTGGAGAGTGATTTCACAACTTGCCGAAGCCAATACCAATGTAAAAGGTATCCGTTTTTTAAAAAACTTTGGAAAATCTCAAGCCTTACATGCTGGTTTTAATGCTGCCAAAGGAGATGTTGTAATCACTATGGATGCTGATCTACAAGATAATCCTGATGAAATTCCTGAGTTATACGACATGATAACCCATAAAGGTTTTGACCTTGTTTCTGGCTGGAAAAAGAAACGTTTCGATTCCGTAATTACAAAAAACCTACCCTCTAAGCTTTTTAATTGGGCTGCAAGAAGAACATCTGGCGTAAAACTTCACGATTTTAACTGCGGACTTAAAGCTTACACTAATACTGTTGTAAAACATATTGATGTTTATGGCGAGATGCATCGCTACATTCCTGTATTGGCTAAAAATGCTGGTTTCACCAATATTGGAGAGAAAGTTGTAAAACACCAAGCCAGAAAATATGGGCACACCAAATTTGGCATGAATCGTTTTATTAATGGATTTTTAGATCTTATTACTATTTGGTTTGTTTCACGCTTTGGTAAACGTCCTATGCACCTCTTTGGTGCACTTGGAGTAATTATGTTTATCATTGGTTTTGCGTTTGCTTTCTATTTGGGTTTAGATAAATTGTTTTTTAACCCTACTGGCAGACTTATAACAGAGCGCCCACAATTTTACATTGCCCTGTCAACAATGATCATAGGCTCGCAATTATTTATTGCAGGGTTTTTAGGCGAACTTATTTTACGATCTAAGCGTCAACAACAACGCTATTACATCAAGGAAGCCTTAAATGTTTCTGAATAA
- a CDS encoding phospho-sugar mutase has translation MIYIKPEILERVNTWLTPTFDEETQNQIKNMIASDPKGLEESFYKNLEFGTGGMRGIMGLGTNRINKYTLGKNTQGLSNYLKKVFSGEQVKVAIAYDCRHNSKAFGKVVADVFSANGIKVYLFEDLRPTPELSFALKHLGCHCGIVLTASHNPPEYNGYKVYWQDGGQLVPPQDNEIITEINKLDYSEIKFEANSDLIQFIGKDVDDAFIDASIKNGSFNISAEAKENLNIVFTSLHGTSIMAIPETLKRAGYTNVNIVEEQKDPNGDFPTVVSPNPEEPEALKMAMELAKKVDGDIVIGTDPDCDRLGVVVRNLENELVILNGNQTMILMTDFLLKQWKNQGKINGKQFVGSTIVSTPMMSVLADAYNVECKIGLTGFKWIAKMIKDFPQLEFIGGGEESFGFMVGDFVRDKDAVTSTLLACEIAAQAKAECKTLYEKLIDLYVEHGFFKERLVSLTKKGIEGAAEIKQMMIDARNNPLEEINGEKVVLIEDYQTSISKNLQTLEETIIDVPKSNVLIYYTEEGSKIALRPSGTEPKIKFYISVNTDLDNVSAFAATEQLLENKIDAILKDMNL, from the coding sequence ATGATTTATATTAAACCAGAAATACTAGAACGCGTAAACACTTGGTTAACACCAACTTTTGACGAAGAAACTCAGAACCAAATTAAAAATATGATTGCTTCTGACCCTAAAGGGTTAGAAGAAAGTTTTTATAAAAATTTAGAGTTTGGTACAGGTGGAATGCGAGGTATAATGGGTCTTGGCACTAACCGTATTAATAAATATACATTAGGAAAAAACACCCAAGGCTTAAGTAATTATTTAAAGAAAGTTTTTTCTGGTGAACAAGTAAAAGTTGCTATAGCTTACGATTGTAGACATAACAGTAAAGCGTTTGGTAAAGTGGTTGCTGATGTGTTTTCTGCCAATGGTATAAAAGTATATTTATTTGAAGATTTGAGACCAACTCCAGAGCTTTCTTTTGCGCTTAAGCATTTAGGATGTCATTGTGGTATTGTATTAACTGCGTCTCATAATCCACCAGAATACAATGGCTATAAGGTATATTGGCAAGATGGAGGTCAATTAGTGCCACCACAGGATAATGAAATCATTACTGAAATAAATAAACTAGATTATTCTGAAATTAAATTTGAAGCCAATTCAGATTTAATTCAATTTATAGGAAAAGATGTTGATGATGCATTTATTGATGCTTCTATAAAAAATGGAAGTTTTAATATATCAGCTGAAGCTAAAGAAAATTTAAACATCGTTTTTACATCACTTCATGGCACCTCAATTATGGCAATACCAGAAACTTTAAAACGTGCTGGTTATACCAACGTCAATATTGTTGAAGAACAAAAAGATCCTAACGGAGATTTCCCAACAGTAGTGTCTCCAAATCCAGAAGAGCCAGAAGCTCTAAAAATGGCAATGGAATTAGCTAAAAAAGTAGATGGTGATATTGTTATTGGCACAGATCCAGATTGTGACAGATTAGGCGTTGTCGTTAGAAACCTAGAAAACGAATTAGTGATTCTTAACGGAAACCAAACCATGATTTTAATGACCGATTTCCTTTTAAAACAATGGAAAAACCAAGGAAAAATTAATGGTAAACAGTTTGTAGGTTCTACCATTGTATCTACACCAATGATGTCTGTTTTAGCAGACGCTTACAATGTAGAGTGCAAAATTGGCTTAACTGGTTTTAAATGGATTGCCAAAATGATAAAAGACTTTCCTCAACTAGAATTTATTGGTGGTGGTGAAGAAAGCTTTGGTTTTATGGTTGGTGATTTTGTGAGAGATAAAGACGCTGTAACCTCTACTCTTTTGGCGTGCGAAATAGCTGCACAGGCTAAAGCTGAATGCAAAACTTTATATGAAAAACTGATAGATCTATATGTAGAACATGGTTTCTTTAAGGAACGTTTAGTATCGCTTACTAAAAAAGGTATTGAAGGTGCTGCTGAAATTAAACAAATGATGATTGATGCCAGAAATAACCCTTTAGAAGAAATTAATGGAGAAAAAGTGGTGCTTATTGAAGATTATCAAACTTCAATTTCTAAAAATCTTCAAACTTTAGAGGAAACAATCATAGATGTGCCAAAATCCAATGTATTAATCTATTACACAGAAGAAGGCAGTAAGATTGCGCTTAGACCAAGTGGTACAGAACCAAAAATTAAATTCTATATCAGTGTTAATACAGATCTTGACAATGTGTCTGCTTTTGCAGCAACGGAGCAGTTATTGGAAAACAAGATTGATGCTATCCTTAAGGATATGAATTTATAG
- a CDS encoding ABC transporter ATP-binding protein encodes MDYIKKLSRFIIPYKRYGILNIISNIFYALFSTLAMISLMPMINVLFGEGKKVIEKPIYQGIKNIKSYAEDSINYLITTTSEQYGAQRSLLYMIILIISLFLLKNLFNYLGLYFITFLRNGVLKDLRNEIYNKVTHLPISYYSEKKKGDIIARISGDVNEVKNSLLAILELIVKEPLTILFAIIAMFMISVKLTIFVFLFIPVSGFIISRIGKSLKKKSNRVQTEQGIFLSALEETLSGLKVIKGFNAEKRFNDEFQKSTNRFYSFSNTLMNRQNLASPTSEVLGIITIAVLLWYGGSMVLVDKTLSGGAFIGYIGLAWQILTPAKAISKASYKVKAGNAAADRVLEILNTESPLKDKPDAKVKLDFTSQLNIEKISFKYEEDYVLKNFNLNVPKGKSVALVGQSGSGKSTIANLVTRFYDVNEGSISIDGENIKDLTKHSLRNLMGLVTQDSILFNDTIKNNVLLGKEDATDNEIIDALKVANAWEFVKELPQGIHTNIGDSGNKLSGGQKQRLSIARAVLKNPPIMILDEATSALDTESERLVQDALENMMKNRTSIVIAHRLSTIQNADLIVVMQKGEIAEQGTHSELIAKNGVYKKLVEMQSFD; translated from the coding sequence ATGGATTACATAAAAAAACTATCTCGATTTATTATTCCGTACAAACGTTACGGCATTTTAAATATAATCTCTAATATCTTTTACGCACTTTTTAGCACCTTGGCAATGATATCTTTAATGCCTATGATTAACGTGTTATTTGGTGAAGGTAAAAAGGTAATAGAAAAACCAATATACCAAGGCATAAAAAATATTAAGTCTTATGCTGAAGACTCAATTAACTATTTAATTACAACAACATCTGAGCAATATGGAGCGCAACGTTCACTGTTGTATATGATTATTCTAATAATAAGTCTTTTTTTATTAAAGAACCTTTTTAATTATTTGGGATTATACTTTATCACGTTTTTACGCAACGGAGTACTAAAAGATCTTAGAAATGAAATCTATAATAAAGTTACCCATCTACCAATATCTTATTATTCTGAAAAAAAGAAAGGTGATATTATAGCCCGAATTTCAGGTGATGTAAATGAAGTAAAAAACTCATTGTTAGCTATTTTAGAACTCATTGTAAAGGAGCCTTTAACCATCTTATTTGCAATTATTGCAATGTTTATGATATCGGTAAAACTTACAATTTTTGTTTTTTTATTTATTCCTGTTTCTGGTTTTATAATCTCAAGAATAGGTAAAAGTTTAAAGAAAAAGTCTAACAGAGTTCAGACAGAGCAAGGTATTTTTCTTTCCGCTTTAGAAGAAACCTTGAGTGGTCTTAAGGTTATAAAGGGGTTTAATGCAGAAAAAAGATTTAATGACGAGTTTCAAAAATCCACCAACCGTTTTTATAGTTTTTCTAATACTTTGATGAATCGTCAAAATCTAGCATCTCCAACAAGTGAAGTTTTAGGTATTATAACCATAGCTGTTTTACTCTGGTATGGAGGCAGCATGGTGCTTGTAGACAAAACGTTATCAGGTGGTGCCTTTATTGGCTATATAGGTTTAGCTTGGCAAATTCTTACACCGGCAAAAGCTATTAGTAAAGCTAGCTATAAAGTTAAAGCAGGTAATGCAGCAGCAGATCGTGTATTAGAAATTCTTAATACAGAATCGCCTCTTAAAGATAAGCCAGACGCAAAAGTGAAATTAGATTTCACATCTCAACTTAATATAGAAAAGATTTCATTTAAGTACGAAGAAGATTATGTGCTTAAAAACTTTAATCTTAATGTACCAAAAGGAAAAAGTGTGGCTTTAGTTGGCCAGTCTGGTAGTGGAAAAAGTACCATTGCTAATCTTGTAACACGATTTTACGATGTTAACGAAGGAAGTATCTCTATTGACGGAGAAAATATAAAAGACCTCACAAAACATTCACTACGTAACTTAATGGGACTTGTTACTCAAGATTCAATATTGTTTAATGACACCATTAAAAACAATGTGTTATTAGGTAAAGAAGATGCTACCGACAATGAAATTATCGATGCTTTAAAAGTTGCTAATGCCTGGGAGTTTGTAAAAGAATTACCTCAAGGTATACATACCAATATTGGAGACTCTGGTAACAAACTCTCTGGTGGACAAAAACAACGTTTGAGTATTGCTAGAGCTGTGCTGAAAAATCCCCCTATCATGATTTTAGATGAAGCAACTTCAGCCTTAGATACAGAAAGTGAGCGCTTAGTTCAAGATGCATTAGAGAATATGATGAAAAACAGAACATCTATTGTTATTGCACATAGACTATCTACTATTCAAAATGCAGACTTAATTGTGGTGATGCAAAAAGGTGAAATTGCTGAACAAGGTACGCACTCTGAATTAATTGCAAAAAATGGAGTTTACAAAAAACTTGTAGAAATGCAGAGTTTTGATTAA
- a CDS encoding RNA polymerase sigma factor → MINETDFILRLKDPKYKEAAFRELLSLYKERLYWHIRKIVISHDDADDVLQNTFIKVYRSIDKFKGDSKLYSWLYRIATNESITHINRNAKRMQITNEEHQNLAINNLTADVYFEGDEIQLKLQKAIASLPQKQQLVFNMKYFDDLKYKEIAEILETSEGALKASYHIAVKKIERFLTSN, encoded by the coding sequence TTGATAAACGAAACGGATTTCATATTACGCCTCAAGGATCCCAAATATAAAGAAGCCGCTTTTAGAGAACTTTTAAGTCTCTATAAAGAGCGACTGTATTGGCATATCAGAAAGATTGTAATTTCTCATGATGATGCGGATGATGTGTTACAAAATACATTCATTAAGGTATATCGTAGTATAGATAAATTTAAGGGAGACAGCAAGCTATACTCTTGGTTATATCGCATTGCTACAAACGAATCTATTACTCATATTAATAGAAATGCTAAACGTATGCAGATTACTAATGAGGAACACCAAAATTTAGCCATTAATAACCTTACTGCAGATGTTTACTTTGAAGGTGATGAAATTCAGCTAAAATTACAAAAGGCTATAGCGTCGCTTCCACAAAAACAGCAACTCGTTTTCAATATGAAATATTTTGATGATCTTAAATACAAAGAAATTGCAGAAATTTTAGAAACCAGTGAGGGAGCTTTAAAAGCCTCATACCATATAGCAGTAAAAAAAATAGAGCGCTTTTTAACTTCAAATTAA
- a CDS encoding WD40/YVTN/BNR-like repeat-containing protein: protein MRILLFCLLLFNLCSCKSEEPLKQRNFSEVEIETLLKDSLLNVRALEINEGRVVAATSNGKILSSILSYMSDFEEGNYWSFTDDSLMPSNFRSIAFQGDNTFTLSIGSPAKLFQDGRLVYYENNEKAFYDSMDFWNDQEGIAIGDPTDDCMSIIITRDGGETWYKLSCDDLPKAKEGEAAFAASDTNISIVGNHTWVATGGKASRILYSRDKGKTWEVFETPIIQGKATTGMYSLDFYDENNGFAIGGDYTKPNDTLNNKIRTIDGGKTWQVVANGKGPGYRSCVQYIPNSDAKELVAIGFRGIDYSNDSGDTWKHLSDEGFYTIRFLNDSIAYAAGKGRISKLTFRE, encoded by the coding sequence ATGCGAATTTTACTGTTTTGTTTGTTGTTATTTAACTTGTGTTCTTGTAAATCTGAAGAACCCTTAAAACAAAGAAATTTTTCTGAAGTTGAGATTGAAACTTTATTGAAAGATTCGTTATTGAATGTTAGGGCTTTGGAGATTAATGAGGGAAGGGTTGTAGCTGCGACTTCTAACGGTAAAATTTTAAGTAGTATATTATCTTATATGTCAGATTTCGAGGAAGGCAATTATTGGTCTTTTACCGACGATTCATTAATGCCTAGTAATTTCAGATCAATAGCTTTTCAAGGAGATAATACTTTTACATTATCAATAGGGAGTCCAGCAAAACTATTTCAAGATGGGAGACTTGTCTATTATGAAAACAATGAAAAAGCCTTCTACGATTCCATGGACTTTTGGAATGACCAGGAAGGTATTGCTATTGGTGACCCAACGGACGATTGCATGAGTATTATTATTACCAGAGATGGAGGTGAAACATGGTATAAACTCTCTTGCGATGATTTGCCAAAAGCAAAAGAAGGTGAGGCAGCTTTTGCAGCGAGTGACACCAATATTTCAATAGTTGGTAACCATACTTGGGTAGCCACAGGAGGTAAGGCTAGTAGAATTCTATATTCACGAGACAAAGGAAAAACATGGGAGGTTTTTGAGACACCAATTATTCAAGGAAAAGCAACTACGGGAATGTATTCTTTAGATTTTTATGATGAAAACAATGGTTTTGCCATTGGTGGAGATTATACAAAACCTAATGATACTTTAAATAACAAAATAAGAACAATAGATGGTGGAAAAACCTGGCAAGTTGTAGCTAATGGCAAAGGACCAGGTTATAGAAGCTGTGTGCAATACATTCCAAATTCTGATGCTAAGGAATTAGTGGCTATAGGTTTTAGGGGTATTGATTACAGCAATGACTCTGGTGACACATGGAAGCATCTCAGTGACGAAGGTTTTTATACCATTAGATTTTTAAATGATTCTATAGCTTATGCAGCTGGAAAAGGACGTATAAGCAAACTGACTTTTAGGGAATAG